Within Trichoderma atroviride chromosome 2, complete sequence, the genomic segment tctttcttttccttacTGTTCTCTTCTAAACAAGAATTTTTGGTTTATTCTAAGCGACTTTTTGTTTGGTTCCCGTCTCCACGATGGAGTCGGCTAAAGCCGCAGAGAAGGGCCCCCTTCTCGAGCTGCTTTCAACACCGCCGGACGCTGCGCGCGGTCAGCACGGGCCgcggcgaggatggcgataCTATGTTGGGCGGTCTGTGATGATTCTTTTTGCGTTGTTGATAGGGTCATATGCGTTTCGCTGGGTCACAGCGCCCGGTGCCGTTTACAGCAGCCATATGCCGCGGCAAATCGACGACGAGCTTATGGCTAAAAGGCTAGCGGCATCGCAACGGACACAACCTCTACTGTTGCATCACCAGCATGACGGCCAAAAGCAGGTGAGGCTGGGGGGCAAAGCTCAGGCCTATAGCCCACCTGGCAGTGCGAAAGATGGCCAGTATCTCATTGGGGTTGGAAAGGCGGATATCACGGGACCCGTTGTCGAAATCAACATGATGGGCTACGCCAACTTCGAGCAGGTCGGCAGCGGCGTCCGCCAACGCCTCTACTCGCGGGCCTTTATCGTTGGCGACCTTCACAGTCCGGAAGACAGATTCATCTATCTCGTTCTGGACACGCAGGCCGGCGACACTGCCGTCCGATATGGCATCCTCCGAGGCCTTCGGGAGCTGGGGCCTGATTATGCCATGTATGGACACAACAACCTGGCCGTCACCGCGACTCACTCTCACTCTGGGCCCGGCGCCTGGCTCAACTATCTCTTACCCCAAATCACCAGCCTAGGATTCGACAAGCAGAGCTATCAAGCCATCGTGGATGGCTGCTTATTATCTATTCGCCGTGCACATGAGAGCCTGGAGCCGGGTAGCTTGACCGCCGGCACCACAAAGGTCTTTGGCGCCAATATCAACAGAAGTCTCTACGCATATCTTGCCAATCCAGCAGAGGAAAGGGCCAAGTACAACGTCAGCGCGGAGGACGATGGGTCTGTGGAGAAGGATCTGACTCTGCTTAAATTTAGAAGAGCATCCGATGGCAAAAGCATTGGCGTGCTTACTTGGTTCCCCACCCATGGCACTTCGATGTTGGCCAACAACACCCTAATAACGGGAGACAACAAAGGCGTGGCCGCTTACCTATTTGAGAAAAAGGTGCGTGAAAGAGAGCATGAGACGGACGACTTCGTCGCCGGCTTTTCTCAGGCGAATATGGGCGATGCCAGCCCCAATACGCTTGGTGAGTGGTGTGACGATGGCTCTGGCGAGAGGTGCGACTGGATATCAAGCTCCTGCAAGAGCACTGGCAGAAGTAGGAAATGCCACGCAAGAGGACCTTTTTTCAGAGAAAAGGATGAGGGAACGGCGTCTTGTTTTGAGATTGGCACGAAACAGTACGAAGCCGCCCTCGACTTGTACCTTTCGATGGATGCCATGCCGGCAAACGTAAAGGGATCAGGCGTCAAGGCATTCCATCGCTTCCATGACATGGCTGATTTCCAATTTCAGCTGCCCAATGGCTCGACGGCTCGCACATGCTCAGCGGCGCTGGGCTACTCTTTCGCAGCCGGCACCTGGGATGAACCAGGTCACTACGAGATCACACAGCATGGCTCCAATGAGTCAAACACAAATCCCGCTTGGAAATTGATACGATGGGTTGTTGGAGCCCCCAGCCCCGAGCAGATACAATGCCATTCCCCAAAGCCCATCCTCTTGAATGTTGGCAAGACTCGCTTTCCGTATCACTGGACACCGGATATTGTAGACTTGCAGACTTTCAGAGTCGGTCAGTTTATCATCATTGTCAGTCCTGGAGAAGCAACAACAATGGCTGGCCGTCGATGGAAAGAAGCGGTTGCTGAGAGCAGCAAAGTCCAGTTGGCAGACGAATTAGATGGCAATGAGCCCATTGTCGTTTTTGGAGGACCCAGCAACACGTATACTCACTATATCACAACTGAGCAGGAGTATGGGtaagttttcttcttctactttgtTTTATTGATGCCTAGTTCAACTATCCTCtacggtttttttttttttttttttcattttcttcaaaaCTAATCTTCTGAAATATACAGTCGCCAACGCTACGAAGGGGCTTCGACTTTGTATGGACCACACACCCTAGCGGCTTACATTGATCGAACCAAGGCTCTACTTCCTCTTTTGAGGGATGATGCTCCTGGCAGAGATTCCAACTCCAGTGATACTGGACCCTTACCCCCGGACAATAGCGATAAATCCATTGGCTTGAACACGGGCGTCTTGTTTGATACGACACCACAATCTCGTTCATTCGGGGATGTGATTATCAACGTTGGCAGGTCTCAGTTTACACGCGGAGAGAAAGTAAAGGCAACATTTGTCGGAGCCAACCCAAGGAACAATTTACGACTAGAAGAGACGTATGCCGCCGTTGAGCATCGCCATCCCGGTGAGCCAGAGTGGAACACCGTGCGCGATGACTCGGACTGGGCACTCGTCTACCAGTGGAAGCGAACCAGTCTGTTCAAGGGCACCAGCGAAGCGACAGTTATATGGGACATTGAGGACTGGGCGAAGCCAGGAGAATACAGGCTCCGCTACTTTGGCGATGCCAGATCCATTGACGGCGAGGTTACGGCGTTTGAAGGTAAAAGCGCGGCGTTTACGGTCAGTTAACATGGGCTTCCCGCGGGGAAGGTTATACATCATATCAACTACAGGTTTATAAGCGGCTGTCATTGGAACATGAAGTTATTAGATATTTTTAAAGGGAGAGTACAGCGACTTTATTGGGAAGAAATATTTCTTCTCTGATTGTTTTATTAGACAGGCTTTCAGATGTACAGCACGAGGCAGCGGTCTTTGGCATTCTGGGTACCATTACACAATGGCGTTTGTAGGTATCATGGCTTTTATcattcttccttttctttcgtCTTTTACGGCATATCGCATACAGAATAAATTGAATCATTTACTAGTTTTGTATTGGCGAAACTTGAAAGGCGATGCTTCCACGAATCACGAATGGCCGGACTCGGGATACCGAGAACGTACGAAGCGCGCATGTAGCAGTACTTTCACGTTTTCGCTGGTTTCAGCGTTTCGTCACTGTCGATCCCCTGTAGCGTTTTAATATGGAGCCTTTGGGAGAGAACCAAGCAAAGGCCTCGCTGGTTCAACGTGGCTGGGCATTGATTGGCTGCCggtgaaagaaaaaggtctAGAAGGCTCCGGCGAATGCGGGCCGGGGGGGGGGAACAGCACTGTATTGGAATTTGTACCCCGTACCTGTTACGCTCCAGTCTATCGAAACCACTTGCAACGGTTCTCCAGTTCAACTCCAGCGGATACGAACTTTCAAGATGGCCTAATCCTGGATTGGGGAAGAGCCGGAACAAGGGGAGGCATTTTCGGGCAGTGCAGCTGAAAGGGCGACATGCAGCTTGTTTGGCAGAGCACGCATATACGAAGCAATAAAGCGGCTGCTATCAAACGAGTTCGTATTGCGTACATGTATGCACATTCAAGCTTAATATACACTTACTTGAAACAAACAATGccaagcttttttttttgttttgttttgcagCCCTTGCTGTTAGGCGGTTGATGGCTTGGCAAGATTTTGAGAGGCGCGCGGCAAATTACCTGCCATTGGAATAAAAAAGACAGTATAAGTACTAGCTTTTTTTTGACGCGTAAgtgtcaagggcaagatgCGGATGTTCGGAATACTGGTTGCTCGCATGCATGCATAACAGAGGCTGGTGCATGCTTGTTGCATGGGGGGAGACCAGGGAGCTATATTAAGACTGCCAAAGGAACCTTTTAGAATAAAGGGCAGCCGCCGACACTGCCACCCCCCTTTGTCAGCTGTCACGGCAGTGTTGGTACTTGTGCTTTGCATACAGCGAGCAACACCTATATAAGTCTCTATATATAATCGACCTTTGGAAGCAGCAAGCAatgagatgaagaaacaaaagggaTAAATGCATAAATTCAGAGAGGTGATTGTCGCATTTTCCTTGTAGTCTCATACTTGCGAATGCTTTACTACCAATAGCGGCAGTAATCGCGCCGGCTTCTACCTACTATTGATGTCATGATGCCAACTGTGGTTGTAGCGGCATTAGCAAGGCTCGTAAATGTGGATTCCACTGTGGATaagcttcttcgtcgtcgtctttgtGGTCCATCTACAGCGTTATCAATGTACATCACGTTTCAGAACTCGGGGTTTCGCCGCAATCCCTGGCTCAAGTGGTAGGCATTTATTCATCATGGTGTTTTTGCTTGTAGCAATCTGGTCAACCATCGCCAATGCCCATTCTTCAGCCGAGAGAAAGAGAGCGTTCGAGGCCCTGCATTGGGCTTTACCAATGTAATCGAAGTATAGTATTTCTCATCGCCAGAGCCCCATTGTTAACTCCCGCCAAAAGCCGAGGGTGTATAGAAGACACGCTCATAAAATTGTCTGTAGACTGTCGTGTCTTGGTGTCTCACCAGGTGTCAGATCGATCTGCGTTGATATGCTAGTCCGTGCTACCGCGTGCTCTGCACCATCAGGCACAGCAGCATTCCACATCCAAACGGTGGCACAGACATGCTGTAAACGCGCGCCGCACGGACGATCCCCGTCTCAGTCTGATTCACCGCATCATATCGTTCTCGCTTGCGTCTTGTCAAtttgttttccttgttttgtctcgactcttctttctccctcGGCGGCTTCCCAACTCGTACGTACGACCCGCTGCTCTGGGAAATCTTGACAACTTTTAAAAGTCCAAGTACAAACGGCCCCATCCAAGCAGTAGCGGTACAAGGTACCTCTTTATCACTGGCGCCCTACCACTAAAATATTTCCGGGCCCTCCCTTTTGGCAGCCAAGCCTTTCAGCTGTCGTCATTGCTTGCCTATCCCCCccttgctgcggctgcaaaAGAGGTATCCGTCCGTTTACAGGGGcgccagaaaaaaaaattgaataATTCCCATGTGCTGGAACGCTCTATTGCCATCATACCTAGTGACTTTAGCGCCCTGCAAAGCAGTGAGTGCCGAGCCACCCCGTCCGTGCATTTTATTCAGGAAACCGACTCGAACCTGAAATATTGATCGCTGACAGCGGGTCTGGGCTGGTCTGATCTTGTAGCACCCAATTCCATTCCCAGCTCTCTGCGCTCCCTCTCCGGAAGCCGTGCTCCTTTATCTACCTTTTGTTGCGAGCccagtttttttcttttcttggatcctttccttttttttccaattccttctttcttggctttccactcctcgtcgtctgcaGGCTGGATCCGGATACCAACTGTGGCGTCTATCAAAAACGCCAAACGACCAGTGGCGGATTGACTGGAATCAACCCATCCTGGCTATCTATCGCTGCCGATAAGCCCTGTCCCGAAGTAGAGACACTCGGTATTACgactcgccatcatctcatTCTCGCATCTGTCCATCCCAATCTCACCTCACCTTGCTCGGGGTACGCAATACGAGACGAGATAACTAATCGTGCTGctcctcgcctcgcctctcctcgcctcgcctccctTCTTCCCTGCGTCCCGGCGACTCTCGCTctttctcagcctcagcctcggacCTGATCCTGTctgcatctcatcttctGTCCAACCCGCCCAATCCAAGGCGGCCCCCCGGCAGAGCTGAATGCTAAGCttttagtttaattttattctttaattCCCTAATCCCGCCCCGTCCATTGtcctttttgctcttcttggcttcttggGAGGCGTCTTCTGCTCCGTCTCGATCTtgatctccatctccatctccatctccatctcgctcCTCCATCGTCTCGCCTCCTCGCCCGCTCCTCATACCGTCACGCCAAGCATGGGAGCCGACGGCATGGGCCTCATCAAGCTGCCGTCCCGTCACTGGCGGGCCGCCGTCATCGTGGGCTGCacgctgctcttggccctGCCCCTCTACCAGCTGCGCGACCACCAGGCCGCCGGCTACTACAAGCAGTACATCTACGACCATCTGCCCACCTACCTGCAGGGCCCGGGCGTCTACAACAACACGCTCTATCACGAGGGCACCGAGGCCGCCGTGCACTCGCAGTGGAACTTCAGCTCGCCATGCCACGGCTTCCCCAACATGGACAGCATCATGCTGGTCATGAAGACGGGCGCCACCGAGGCCTACGACAAGCTGCCCACCCAGCTGCTCACCGGCCTGCAGTGCATCGACgacttcctcatcttctcggACCTGGTAAGCCTCCGCCCATCCTGGAGTTGGAGTTACACGAGACCATCACATACGCTCCCGCCTTGGCAGCGGCATAGCCCGTCCAAGCTTCTCAAGTGCCAAGACTAACACCCAACGCAGGAGCAGCAGGTTGGTAAATATCACATCTACGATGCCCTCGACCGCGTCGACCCCAAGATCCGCGAAAAGTACGAAGAGTTCAAGCTCTACGAGGCGCAAAAGGAATGTCCCGTCTCGCAAAAGGACTGCACCGCCGACATGGAGGGCGGCTGGGCGTTGGATAAGTTCAAGTTCCTCAACATGGTGGTGCGCACCTGGGAGCTGCGTCCCGACCGCGATTGGTATGTCTTCGCCGAGGCCGATACCTACGTCGTGTGGCCGACTCTGGTCCACTGGCTGCGCAACAAGGTCAACCCGCGCGACAACGTCTACATCGGCAGCGTTGCCATGATGGCCGGCTTCCCCTTTGCccacggcggcagcggctacATCGTCTCCGGCGCCCTCATGCGCAAGATGGCTTCGATCCCGGACATTGCCAAGTTCGACGACATGGCCGGCGACGAATGCTGTGGCGACGtgctcttctccaaggccgccaaggaagCTGGCACAAAGGTCTTGAACGCACACCCCATGTTCAACGGCGAGAAGCCCAACACGCTGCCTTACGGACCCGGCCACTGGTGCGAGCCTCTCTTCACCATGCACCACATGAACTCGGAGGAGATTAGCGGCGTGTGGCAGTATGAACAAACACGCACCAACAAGGTTTgtgccccccccccccccccctttctaATTGGGGCTTCAAGCTCGATTGACGATGGAAATTTTGGACTAACAGAATGCAACGCAGGACCTCATGCAAATCCGAGAAATGTACTACGCTTTTTTCGCTCCCAAGATGGTCCAGCACCGCAAGGACTGGGACAATCTGTCAGATGACACTTGCTACATTGCTCCCGATGAGGAGAGCCAGAAAAAGGCTCCGAATGCCGCCAAAGACCGCCagaaaaaggaggaagaCAAGAACATTGTGCAGAAGAACGCGCACAACTCACCCGCCGCTTGCGCCAAAGTGTGCGAGTCCGAAGGGCTCGATATTCCCGCAGACAAATACGAAAAGCTGGATACAGAAACTGATCGCAGCCAGCTGATCCGATCAAAGTACGATGAAAAGACGGGAGACAAGGGCTTCAAAAAGGATCGCAAATGCTTCCAGTGGCGATTCCAAAAGGGCGTTTGCTGCACGAGCAAGAGCTTCAAGCTCGGCAAGCCcaagagggagaaggaagataAAGACAAGATGACGAGCGGGTGGTTCGTCAGGGGCATCAACGACTGGATCGAAACACAAGGAGAGTGCCCCCTGGATTGGAGAAATCCTCACTAAGAAATGTGAGGGATCgcggagaagaaaaaagagcatctttcttgaatcttttgtttttgggtATAGAACTGGGATGGGATAGGCACCACACAATaaggcgtttttttttcccgagggcaatggaaaaaaaagggaaacgGAATGACATTGGGGGCTTgattatttgtttttttgtctctttgttGTTCGATTAGCATcattaacttttttttttgtaaaaCCACTACCTATTTCCTTCATTTTTTTATCAACTATGAATCATGAGGTTAGGAAAGATTGGTTTCTGTTTCCTCGTCAAAGATGCGCACACATATAGGTTGGACAAGTGTCTTTTTGGATCAGAGAGCGCAATCACGCATACATATATAactacatatacatatatccATTTGCATATACATATGAAGGGCACTTTATTCACACAGACGGTTAGTTATCAGCGTCTTATACTTGTAATGCACGGGTCAAAAGACAATTTGTGTGATTCATGCTTCATTCATGTCAATCTATCATTTAGGTTGTATTGTTACACAtctgtcttgtcttctctACTTGTAATTCGCAACGAAGCAATCCGCTTGATTCATCATTCTCAAAAGCTCGTCTCCCTTGTAGCCCGCTTGCAGTCCAACACCACtccgaaaaaaaagaagtttaaAGAAATTCCAGGCCATTTCGTGTACCGTAGTTACCTCATACACACATGCATATATATTCCCCGCCCCTGTTATCAAAACCTTCCGCTTGAATTCAAGAcaggaaaaaataaaagacaaCTCCAGTAATTCCAATGTCTCAGTGATAAGCGCGCTCTTCAAATCTCTCAAGATTATTCATTGAGATGCCGTTGTCTTGGCCCCATGACGCCCGCACCAGTGAGGATTCTTGGGAGACCGCATGAAGCAGTATCCCTTTGCATTAGATCTGGCCGGTGGGCCGTAcatctccttgatctcgCAGTACTCGGCGTCCTTGCCGAACCAATCTTTCAGGTGCCTGTGGAGTTCGCAGCGTGAGATGCCGCACTTGCGACAGTATACCTGGCCCTTGACCCGCAGGCGCTCCAGGTCGTTTTCAGTGTTGCTGATGTTGGAGTGCGGGTGCACAAGAGGTCCGGCACCCCGCCATGCCCATTCGATGTCGTTGGGGCCGGAATACCGGCTAGACAGCGGGACAGTGCCATTCTTGCGGCGGTGGATATCATACAGCTTGGAGTGTGTAAGGCCGAGGCATGCGCCATCGATGGGGTCGAGGAAGTCAAAGATGGCGTAGTGCAGCTCGGAAGGAAGGTCAAGAAGGGTGAGGCGAGCAGATGGTCGAGGTTGATTCGCAGGTTCTGGCTCCTTGTCTGTGACAGAGTACGAGCggcgaggcggcggcagcttcgGGCGTTGCGGCAGCTGGACGGGCTGCTTCTGGACGGGCTGCTCTTGGATGGGCTGCTGCGGTGCCGGGCTTGCAGGGACGGCCGCATGTTCCGGAATGCGATCGATGGTCGTAGGCATCGCGGCATGGAAGTGATGCGGTCCGTCATTCTGTGCTTGATACTCCGTCAAGGACCACCCCCGCCGAGGCGCCCTCATCATGCCTCTCTTAATCATCAACTCCCTAGCTCTCTGAGCGTGCTCCTCCCTCGACACGACCTTATTTTCAGATCTGCCGCTGCCCGCCTCGAGCGTGTCATTGCCGCTCTGGGAGAGGGATGGAACTCCATGTACTTGAACCATTGTTACTCAGTTCAGATATATCCGCAAGCCAACTTGCTGAGTGGTGATGGTCGAAATCGGCTGTGTCGACAAGAAGCAGTTGAAATATGCGGGTTGCGACAGAGCAGGCGATAATCGGGTGATGCGCGAATGATGTTGACTATGAGGTTGGTATAGAACCCCCACAAGTTGCAGTAAGGGGTGTGATGCAGGAAGGTGTTGactcttgttttgtttcgtT encodes:
- a CDS encoding uncharacterized protein (TransMembrane:1 (i36-57o)) → MESAKAAEKGPLLELLSTPPDAARGQHGPRRGWRYYVGRSVMILFALLIGSYAFRWVTAPGAVYSSHMPRQIDDELMAKRLAASQRTQPLLLHHQHDGQKQVRLGGKAQAYSPPGSAKDGQYLIGVGKADITGPVVEINMMGYANFEQVGSGVRQRLYSRAFIVGDLHSPEDRFIYLVLDTQAGDTAVRYGILRGLRELGPDYAMYGHNNLAVTATHSHSGPGAWLNYLLPQITSLGFDKQSYQAIVDGCLLSIRRAHESLEPGSLTAGTTKVFGANINRSLYAYLANPAEERAKYNVSAEDDGSVEKDLTLLKFRRASDGKSIGVLTWFPTHGTSMLANNTLITGDNKGVAAYLFEKKVREREHETDDFVAGFSQANMGDASPNTLGEWCDDGSGERCDWISSSCKSTGRSRKCHARGPFFREKDEGTASCFEIGTKQYEAALDLYLSMDAMPANVKGSGVKAFHRFHDMADFQFQLPNGSTARTCSAALGYSFAAGTWDEPGHYEITQHGSNESNTNPAWKLIRWVVGAPSPEQIQCHSPKPILLNVGKTRFPYHWTPDIVDLQTFRVGQFIIIVSPGEATTMAGRRWKEAVAESSKVQLADELDGNEPIVVFGGPSNTYTHYITTEQEYGRQRYEGASTLYGPHTLAAYIDRTKALLPLLRDDAPGRDSNSSDTGPLPPDNSDKSIGLNTGVLFDTTPQSRSFGDVIINVGRSQFTRGEKVKATFVGANPRNNLRLEETYAAVEHRHPGEPEWNTVRDDSDWALVYQWKRTSLFKGTSEATVIWDIEDWAKPGEYRLRYFGDARSIDGEVTAFEGKSAAFTVS
- a CDS encoding uncharacterized protein (EggNog:ENOG41~TransMembrane:2 (o16-35i232-254o)) produces the protein MGADGMGLIKLPSRHWRAAVIVGCTLLLALPLYQLRDHQAAGYYKQYIYDHLPTYLQGPGVYNNTLYHEGTEAAVHSQWNFSSPCHGFPNMDSIMLVMKTGATEAYDKLPTQLLTGLQCIDDFLIFSDLEQQVGKYHIYDALDRVDPKIREKYEEFKLYEAQKECPVSQKDCTADMEGGWALDKFKFLNMVVRTWELRPDRDWYVFAEADTYVVWPTLVHWLRNKVNPRDNVYIGSVAMMAGFPFAHGGSGYIVSGALMRKMASIPDIAKFDDMAGDECCGDVLFSKAAKEAGTKVLNAHPMFNGEKPNTLPYGPGHWCEPLFTMHHMNSEEISGVWQYEQTRTNKDLMQIREMYYAFFAPKMVQHRKDWDNLSDDTCYIAPDEESQKKAPNAAKDRQKKEEDKNIVQKNAHNSPAACAKVCESEGLDIPADKYEKLDTETDRSQLIRSKYDEKTGDKGFKKDRKCFQWRFQKGVCCTSKSFKLGKPKREKEDKDKMTSGWFVRGINDWIETQGECPLDWRNPH
- a CDS encoding uncharacterized protein (EggNog:ENOG41); the protein is MVQVHGVPSLSQSGNDTLEAGSGRSENKVVSREEHAQRARELMIKRGMMRAPRRGWSLTEYQAQNDGPHHFHAAMPTTIDRIPEHAAVPASPAPQQPIQEQPVQKQPVQLPQRPKLPPPRRSYSVTDKEPEPANQPRPSARLTLLDLPSELHYAIFDFLDPIDGACLGLTHSKLYDIHRRKNGTVPLSSRYSGPNDIEWAWRGAGPLVHPHSNISNTENDLERLRVKGQVYCRKCGISRCELHRHLKDWFGKDAEYCEIKEMYGPPARSNAKGYCFMRSPKNPHWCGRHGAKTTASQ